From a region of the Lactuca sativa cultivar Salinas chromosome 4, Lsat_Salinas_v11, whole genome shotgun sequence genome:
- the LOC111914760 gene encoding uncharacterized protein LOC111914760 translates to MKKKLDTRFPAARIKKIMQADEDVGKIAMAVPVLVSKALELFLQDLCDRTYDITLRRGAKTVNSLHLKHCVQSYNVFDFLREVVSKVPDYGHSDAAAGGAVGSGDDRTMVKRKKIAADETNESDEELKRNRMNEARQTGSNGRGRGRGRGRGRGRGRSSADREAPQTDIELESCTPLIPPTTTTAATAAAAATTAISDGGRDFDLNTGVDENMEKASDGLDGGAPPPPPPPPESVPGGGDGGSEAAEVKNEDYLGTSLSEMDRMVIDTGNLGQINSRLDEEDEDYDEE, encoded by the exons ATGAAGAAGAAGCTCGATACGCGTTTCCCTGCT GCTCGGATCAAAAAGATAATGCAAGCTGATGAAGACGTTGGAAAAATCGCCATGGCTGTTCCAGTTTTAGTTT CAAAAGCTTTGGAATTGTTTCTGCAAGATCTTTGTGACAGAACATATGATATAACTCTACGCAGAGGTGCAAAAACTGTTAACTCACTGCATTT AAAGCACTGTGTACAAAGCTACAATGTATTTGATTTTCTGAGGGAAGTTGTGAGCAAGGTCCCTGACTATGGCCATTCTGATGCTGCTGCTGGTGGTGCTGTTGGTTCTGGTGATGATCGTACCATGGTAAAGAGGAA GAAGATTGCTGCTGATGAAACAAATGAAAGTGATGAAGAGTTGAAAAGAAACAGGATG AATGAAGCAAGGCAAACAGGCAGCAATGGTAGGGGGAGAGGGCGGGGTAGAGGAAGGGGCAGGGGCCGGGGGAGAAGCTCAGCAGATAGAGAGGCTCCCCAAACAGATATTGAACTCGAATCCTGCACGCCATTGAttccaccaaccaccaccaccgccgccactGCTGCCGCTGCTGCCACCACCGCGATCAGTGATGGTGGTCGGGACTTTGATTTGAATACTGGGGTTGATGAGAACATGGAGAAAGCATCCGATGGGTTAGACGGAGgagcaccaccaccaccgccgccgccgCCAGAGTCAGTtcctggtggtggtgatggtggctcAGAGGCGGCTGAAGTTAAAAACGAAGATTATCTTGGGACATCGCTTTCGGAAATGGACAGGATGGTGATTGACACTGGAAATCTTGGACAAATCAACTCAAGGTTGgatgaggaagatgaagattaTGATGAAGAATAA